Proteins co-encoded in one Alphaproteobacteria bacterium PA2 genomic window:
- a CDS encoding SUF system Fe-S cluster assembly protein, with the protein MDDATPPVTPLSQAELDRLTDLLIEKFKTVYDPEIPVDIYELGLIYKVDVSDTKDVAIDMTLTAPGCPVAGEMPGWVEDAVREIPELGKVKVDLVFDPPWDPSRMSDEAKLQLNMF; encoded by the coding sequence ATGGATGACGCAACTCCCCCCGTTACGCCCCTGTCCCAGGCCGAACTGGACCGGCTGACCGATCTTCTGATCGAGAAGTTCAAAACGGTCTATGACCCGGAAATCCCCGTGGACATTTACGAGCTCGGCCTGATCTACAAGGTCGACGTGTCCGACACCAAGGACGTGGCCATAGACATGACCCTGACGGCGCCCGGCTGCCCTGTGGCAGGGGAAATGCCAGGCTGGGTCGAGGACGCGGTCCGCGAGATTCCGGAGCTGGGCAAGGTGAAGGTAGACCTTGTTTTTGATCCGCCCTGGGATCCCTCGCGGATGTCTGACGAGGCTAAACTTCAACTCAACATGTTCTGA
- a CDS encoding cysteine desulfurase, with protein MTFNVEAVRAQFPILGRQVNGKPLIYLDSAASAQKPQAVIDAMTAAMSSSYANVHRGLHTLANETTEAFEAARQTVADFVGADLNEIVFTKGATEAINLVASGLGQSLVAGDEILLTEMEHHANIVPWHFLRERQGIVLKFAPVLDDGRLDLEGFKSLLSPRTKVAAFTHMSNVLGTVNPVAEMVAAVRQVGAITLVDGCQSVVHLDVKVRELGADFYVFSGHKLYGPTGIGVLYGKAERLAALPPYQGGGEMIADVALDRITYADPPHRFEAGTPPILEAIGLNAALTWFQGLDRPAAADHEHALYQRARDALASANWMKVIGEAPGKGAILSFTVEGAHAHDVAQILDRYGVAVRAGTHCAEPLMRRFGVTSSLRASFALYNTEAEVDAFVDALNRTQAFFA; from the coding sequence ATGACCTTCAATGTCGAGGCTGTGCGCGCCCAGTTTCCGATCCTCGGGCGTCAGGTGAATGGCAAGCCCCTGATCTACCTCGACAGCGCCGCTTCGGCCCAGAAGCCGCAGGCCGTGATCGACGCCATGACGGCGGCCATGTCCAGTTCCTACGCCAATGTCCATCGGGGCCTTCACACCCTGGCCAATGAGACCACAGAGGCCTTCGAGGCGGCCCGCCAGACGGTCGCCGATTTTGTCGGGGCCGATCTGAACGAGATCGTCTTCACCAAGGGGGCGACGGAAGCCATCAATCTGGTGGCCTCGGGCCTTGGCCAGTCCCTCGTCGCCGGCGATGAGATCCTGCTCACCGAAATGGAGCACCACGCCAACATCGTGCCGTGGCATTTCCTGCGCGAGCGTCAGGGAATTGTGCTGAAGTTCGCCCCGGTGCTTGATGACGGCCGTCTGGATCTCGAGGGTTTCAAGTCCCTCCTGTCGCCAAGGACAAAGGTCGCCGCCTTCACCCACATGTCCAATGTCCTGGGCACGGTGAATCCCGTGGCCGAAATGGTTGCAGCCGTCCGGCAGGTTGGCGCCATCACCCTGGTCGATGGGTGTCAGTCGGTCGTCCACCTGGACGTGAAGGTCCGCGAACTCGGCGCTGACTTCTATGTGTTTTCCGGCCACAAGCTCTATGGTCCGACGGGTATCGGCGTCCTTTATGGCAAGGCTGAGCGCCTCGCCGCCCTGCCGCCCTACCAGGGCGGGGGCGAGATGATCGCCGACGTGGCCCTTGACCGGATCACCTATGCTGACCCTCCCCACCGGTTCGAAGCTGGCACGCCCCCCATTCTTGAGGCCATCGGTCTGAACGCCGCCCTGACCTGGTTCCAGGGGCTGGATCGCCCGGCGGCTGCGGATCACGAGCACGCCCTCTATCAGCGGGCGCGCGATGCCCTTGCGAGCGCCAACTGGATGAAGGTGATCGGCGAGGCGCCGGGCAAGGGCGCGATCCTCAGCTTCACCGTCGAAGGCGCCCATGCCCACGACGTGGCGCAGATCCTCGATCGCTATGGTGTCGCCGTCCGCGCCGGAACCCATTGCGCCGAGCCCCTGATGCGGCGTTTTGGCGTTACGTCGAGCCTGCGGGCGTCATTTGCCCTCTACAATACCGAAGCCGAGGTCGACGCTTTCGTCGACGCCCTCAATCGCACCCAAGCCTTCTTCGCCTGA
- the sufD gene encoding Fe-S cluster assembly protein SufD: MSLTSAIETGDLSLLPGRRDEDWRWTDLRGLLRSLPPKAVALPPNGLDAGPFDALTSEVLVLAGGSESVSIVVEDGAERTLALRIISRGATALRASAKIRVGSGSKLILLESCEGDDGAYVTNADLDFEIAEGAQVERIVLARDGDDGVLVSQAQVRLGAGASFSQTIATSGARRQRLETSVDHPGAGARVLLNGVYLLAGKRHADLTTTVRHLGVDGVTSQLTKGVVRDQARGVFQGRIIVEEGADRTEARMGHHALVLSDKAEVDAKPELLINADDVQCAHGNTIGALDEAALFYMEQRGLPEADARALLIGAFVSEAAGAISCEPARGVIEAWIAQAMEIAP, translated from the coding sequence GTGAGCCTGACCTCTGCCATAGAGACCGGCGACCTCAGCCTGCTGCCCGGCAGGCGGGATGAGGACTGGCGGTGGACTGACCTTCGCGGCCTGCTGCGCAGCCTGCCGCCAAAGGCGGTCGCATTGCCGCCCAACGGGCTGGATGCCGGCCCGTTCGACGCCCTGACGAGTGAGGTGCTCGTGCTGGCTGGTGGCTCCGAAAGCGTGTCGATCGTGGTCGAGGATGGCGCTGAACGCACCCTGGCGCTTCGTATCATTTCCCGTGGCGCAACTGCCCTCAGGGCTTCGGCAAAAATACGAGTTGGTTCTGGATCGAAATTGATCCTGCTGGAATCCTGCGAAGGGGATGACGGCGCCTATGTGACCAATGCGGACCTGGATTTCGAAATTGCTGAAGGCGCCCAGGTGGAGCGTATCGTCCTCGCCAGGGATGGTGATGACGGAGTCCTGGTATCCCAGGCCCAGGTTCGGCTGGGCGCGGGCGCCAGCTTTTCCCAGACCATCGCTACATCAGGCGCGCGGCGTCAGAGGCTTGAAACTTCCGTGGATCATCCGGGAGCCGGAGCCCGTGTCCTTCTCAATGGCGTCTACCTCCTGGCCGGGAAGCGCCACGCCGACCTGACCACGACCGTGCGCCATCTCGGGGTAGACGGGGTGACCAGCCAGCTGACCAAGGGCGTTGTCCGCGATCAGGCCCGCGGCGTCTTCCAGGGCCGTATCATCGTGGAGGAGGGGGCTGATCGCACCGAGGCCCGGATGGGTCACCATGCCCTGGTCCTGTCTGACAAGGCCGAGGTCGACGCCAAACCCGAACTCCTGATCAATGCCGATGATGTCCAGTGCGCCCATGGCAATACGATTGGCGCCCTGGATGAAGCGGCGCTCTTCTATATGGAACAGCGCGGCTTGCCGGAGGCAGATGCCCGGGCCCTGCTCATCGGCGCCTTTGTCAGCGAAGCGGCGGGCGCCATTTCCTGCGAGCCCGCCAGGGGCGTCATCGAGGCCTGGATTGCACAAGCCATGGAGATCGCTCCATGA